One window of Bacillota bacterium genomic DNA carries:
- a CDS encoding glycogen debranching protein — MWDLVQLYARVATAPGAAPEAEWLVTNGIGGFAAGTVSGRLTRRYHGWLIAALQPPVRRTLLLAKAEEHLQAGDQRWPLSTNEFADVVHPDGWRRIESLRLYPFPTHVFRAGAHVLERVIFMIEGQNTTVVVYRLLAGPPGAELVVEPLINCRDYHHTTHANNWPWAQESWRQGTVVRAYPGAPPLVLAAGTLTGELPAPPRQGSREAGAAYVPGGQWHYRFHYAVERERGLDCTEDHFRPGTFRFALGGPGSVAVLVGHCPLPAARRVPPWREGPRALAQWALHQLARAEARRERLVRQAVEAQWEAAPMGRRRLLAARAGAIRALAVTADPDWRRLVLAADDFIVRRATTGGATIVAGYPWFTDWGRDAFISLPGLLLATGRREEARDVLLTFAQHRSQGLIPNRFPDDGGEPEYNSVDASLWWVAAAWRLWRATREPAARREFYRITSDILRSYLRGTKHGIGVDADGLVHAAAPGLQLTWMDAKVDDWVVTPRHGAPVEVNALWYNALCTAAVWAEACAPGESAFWRRAARQVRRAFLRRFVRGNGLLYDVVPPAAPRVAFGENGELAPKTQRADASLRPNQLLAAALPFPLLDTPLARRVVAAAAAELLTPVGLRTLSPREAAYRGVYKGDQRMRDASYHQGTAWPWLLGPYATAARRCGWLPRGAEGLFAGLRAHLRQEAALGQVSEIFDGDAPHAARGCFAQAWSVGEWLRAWSEAED; from the coding sequence ATGTGGGACCTGGTGCAGCTCTACGCACGTGTGGCCACGGCGCCCGGCGCGGCGCCGGAGGCTGAATGGCTGGTGACCAACGGCATCGGCGGGTTCGCCGCCGGGACCGTGTCGGGACGCCTGACGCGGCGGTATCACGGGTGGCTCATCGCCGCCTTGCAGCCGCCCGTGCGGCGCACGCTGCTATTGGCCAAGGCGGAAGAGCACCTGCAGGCCGGCGACCAGCGCTGGCCCCTGTCGACCAACGAGTTCGCCGACGTCGTTCATCCCGACGGCTGGCGCCGCATCGAGTCCCTGCGCCTCTATCCGTTCCCCACCCACGTCTTTCGCGCCGGTGCGCACGTCCTGGAGCGCGTCATTTTCATGATTGAAGGGCAAAATACGACCGTCGTCGTCTACCGGCTGCTGGCCGGCCCGCCCGGCGCCGAACTGGTGGTGGAGCCGCTGATCAACTGCCGCGACTACCACCACACGACGCACGCCAACAACTGGCCCTGGGCGCAAGAGTCGTGGCGGCAGGGTACGGTGGTCCGGGCCTACCCGGGCGCGCCGCCGCTGGTGCTGGCCGCGGGGACACTCACGGGCGAGCTGCCGGCGCCGCCGCGGCAGGGCTCGCGGGAAGCCGGCGCGGCGTACGTGCCCGGCGGGCAGTGGCATTACCGCTTCCATTACGCCGTGGAGCGCGAGCGGGGCCTGGACTGCACGGAAGACCATTTCCGCCCGGGGACGTTTCGCTTCGCGCTCGGCGGCCCGGGCTCCGTGGCCGTCCTGGTGGGGCATTGCCCCCTGCCGGCGGCGCGCCGCGTGCCGCCCTGGCGCGAAGGGCCGCGGGCGCTGGCGCAGTGGGCGCTGCACCAGCTGGCGCGGGCGGAGGCGCGGCGGGAACGACTGGTGCGCCAGGCGGTGGAGGCCCAGTGGGAAGCGGCGCCTATGGGCCGCCGGCGGCTGCTCGCGGCGCGGGCGGGAGCGATTCGCGCGCTGGCTGTGACCGCCGATCCCGACTGGCGGCGGCTGGTGCTGGCGGCGGACGATTTCATCGTGCGGCGCGCGACGACGGGCGGCGCCACCATCGTGGCCGGCTACCCTTGGTTCACCGACTGGGGCCGGGACGCGTTCATCAGCCTGCCGGGCCTGCTGCTGGCCACAGGCCGGCGCGAAGAAGCGCGGGACGTGCTGCTGACGTTCGCACAGCACCGCTCGCAAGGGCTGATTCCTAACCGCTTTCCCGATGACGGCGGCGAGCCCGAATACAACAGCGTGGACGCCTCGCTGTGGTGGGTCGCCGCGGCGTGGCGCTTGTGGCGGGCGACGCGGGAGCCGGCGGCGCGGCGCGAGTTTTATCGCATTACGTCCGACATCTTGCGCAGCTACCTGCGCGGGACCAAGCACGGCATCGGCGTGGACGCAGACGGCTTGGTCCACGCGGCCGCGCCCGGGCTGCAGCTGACGTGGATGGACGCCAAGGTGGACGACTGGGTCGTGACGCCGCGGCACGGGGCGCCGGTGGAAGTCAACGCGCTGTGGTACAACGCCCTCTGCACGGCCGCGGTCTGGGCCGAAGCGTGCGCTCCCGGCGAGTCCGCTTTCTGGCGGCGAGCGGCGCGGCAAGTGCGCCGGGCGTTCCTGCGCCGGTTCGTCCGCGGCAACGGCCTTCTCTACGACGTCGTGCCCCCGGCGGCGCCGCGTGTCGCGTTTGGGGAAAACGGGGAGCTCGCGCCCAAGACCCAGCGCGCCGACGCCAGCTTGCGGCCGAACCAGCTGCTCGCGGCCGCGCTGCCGTTTCCACTGCTGGATACCCCGCTGGCGCGGCGCGTCGTCGCGGCCGCGGCTGCCGAGCTGCTGACGCCCGTGGGGTTGCGCACGCTCTCGCCTCGCGAGGCTGCTTATCGCGGCGTCTACAAGGGTGACCAGCGCATGCGAGACGCGTCGTACCACCAAGGCACAGCTTGGCCGTGGCTCCTGGGCCCATACGCGACGGCGGCCCGGCGCTGCGGCTGGCTGCCGCGGGGAGCCGAGGGGCTGTTCGCCGGGCTGCGGGCGCACTTGCGGCAGGAGGCGGCGTTGGGTCAAGTCTCGGAAATTTTCGACGGCGACGCGCCGCACGCGGCGCGGGGCTGTTTCGCCCAGGCATGGAGCGTGGGGGAATGGCTGCGCGCCTGGTCGGAGGCGGAGGACTGA
- the nadE gene encoding NAD(+) synthase, with product MSEAAARVTEQIVRWLQEKAAEAGALGIVVGLSGGIDAAVTAALAKRAFPDTTLGVIMPCHSDPADEADARLFADHAGVPVLRVDLTPLYDAMVQQLARAWQEAGLGREPLVDEAADNPRMKMALANLKPRLRMATLYYVANRFNYLVAGTSNRSELFVGYFTKHGDGGADLLPIGNLVKAQVYELARYLGVPEVIIRRTPSAGLWPGQTDESEMGVTYAVLDHYILTGEAPAEVRERIEHLHRSSEHKRQRPPIAPVSW from the coding sequence ATGAGTGAAGCGGCGGCGCGAGTTACGGAACAAATCGTCCGCTGGCTGCAGGAGAAAGCGGCCGAGGCCGGGGCGTTGGGGATCGTGGTGGGCCTCAGCGGCGGCATTGACGCCGCGGTGACGGCTGCGCTGGCCAAGCGGGCGTTTCCCGACACCACGTTGGGCGTCATCATGCCTTGCCACAGCGATCCGGCCGACGAGGCCGACGCGCGGCTGTTCGCCGACCACGCGGGTGTTCCGGTCCTGCGCGTCGATTTGACCCCTCTCTACGACGCGATGGTCCAGCAGTTGGCCCGGGCGTGGCAGGAGGCGGGTCTCGGGCGCGAGCCCCTGGTGGACGAGGCGGCGGACAATCCGCGCATGAAGATGGCGCTGGCCAACCTGAAGCCGCGGCTGCGCATGGCGACGCTGTACTACGTGGCCAACCGCTTCAATTACCTGGTGGCCGGCACCAGCAACCGCTCGGAACTGTTCGTGGGGTATTTCACCAAGCACGGCGACGGCGGCGCCGACCTGCTGCCTATCGGCAACCTGGTGAAGGCGCAAGTATACGAGCTGGCGCGCTATCTGGGCGTGCCCGAGGTGATTATCCGCCGGACGCCGAGCGCGGGCTTGTGGCCTGGACAGACGGACGAAAGCGAAATGGGCGTGACGTACGCCGTCCTGGACCACTACATCCTTACGGGCGAGGCCCCCGCCGAAGTCCGCGAGCGCATCGAACACCTGCACCGCAGCAGCGAGCACAAGCGGCAGCGGCCGCCCATTGCCCCCGTGTCGTGGTGA